A stretch of DNA from Sulfurospirillum tamanense:
TGTTACGCAGTAATACTGCACGGTCTTTTGAATTAACAATGCGGCTCAAAGCAGCATCTTTAACCTTTAGCAACATCAATGTGCTAGAGTAGCCGTATTTTTTAATGCTCTCTTTTTCACTTTCTATTGTTTTAATCAAATAGCGCTTATTGTAAATGCCATAACGCGTATCAAAAATTGCCTCTTGCTCAATGGATTTTAGAGTTGCGCCTGCTCTTTCATATCCCTCTTTAAGGCCCGCAAGTTGCCGCTCCATTAAAGCGCTTAGCTTACCCAAATCTCCACTAAAAGCAGTGATGACATTTTGAACAGCCAGTTGACTGGTGTTAACATTTAGCTCATCTTGCCGCTTTTTTGCCAACCCTTTCATGACGGTTAGGTTTTTATAAATTGTCGCAATTCCTTGCAACATGGTTTTTATTTGCGTAAACCCTTCTTTGATTTCCCGTTCAATTTTGGCCCGTTGCTCATCGTCGTTGGCCGTGTCTACTTCAAGCAGTTCATTAATGCGTTTGCGAAAAGAGAGAGGTTTTTGTTCGAGAAGTTTTTCAAAATATATTTGAAAATTAACAGGGGTTGGTGGAACATTCTCTTCAATCAGCTGCTTAAGCACATAATGTGAAAACTTTTCAAGGTCGCTCCCTTCTGGAGGAGGAGAAGCGGGTGCTTCGGTGGGTGGTTTTGCAGGTTCAGGATCCTTAACTGCGGCCCTCGTGAGCGTTCCACGAATTTTGTTTTTATCCAATCGCACCATTGCTTCTCTCTCCTTGGAACCTATTTGAAACTTTTTTCTAGCACCTTATCAATCAATCCATACTCTTTGGCTTCTTTAGCACTCATAAAAAAATCACGATCAGTATCTTTGGCAATTTTTGCCACACGCTGGCCTGTGTTTTTTGCCAAAATATCATTAAGTGTACTTTTGAGACGCAAAATCTCGCGAGTTTGAATCTCAATGTCTGTCGCTTGCCCTTGAGCACCACCCAAAGGCTGATGAATCATAATGCGTGCATTAGGAAGAGCATAGCGCTTGCCTTGTGTACCACAACTAAGCAAAAACGCGCCCATGGAGGCCGCCTGACCAATGCAGATGGTGCAGATGTCAGGCTTGATGTAATTCATCGTATCGTAGATACTAAACCCGCTAGTGACAACGCCACCAGGAGAGTTGATGTACAAATAAATATCCTTATCAGGATCCTCTGCTTCCAAAAAAAGAAGTTGCGCCACAATGCTGGAAGCTACAGGATCATTGATTTCGCCACTAAGCATGATAATGCGGTCTTTCAAGAGCCGCGAATAGATATCGTAACTGCGTTCTCCGCGTCCTGTTTTTTCAACAACATAAGGAATGTAGCTCATTACTTCGCCTTACTCTCTTTGTCAAAAAGTTTTGTAAACAGTTTGTCTTCAATCAACGCCATTTTTACCGCGGGAAGCACGCCTTGGTTTTTGTACATTTCCACATACTGCTTGGGGTCTTGGCCTTGTTGCATTGCTTCGTAGTACAGAGTTTGAAGCACCTCTTGGTCTGCTACAGTAATTTCATTAACCTTAGCAAGCTCATCTACAATAAAGGTTAATTTGACGCTTTTTACCGCTTCTTCACGGAAAGTTTCACGTTTTTCTTGTACTTTGTCTGGGTTGGCACGGAACTCTTCTGTCTCTTCTTCGGTAAAGTTTTGCCATTGGTTTCTAAATTGCATATCAATTTCTTGCTCAACAATGTTTTCAGGCAAGTCAAACGTAAGCTTCTCAACTACTGCATCAATGAACTTGGGTTTTAACTCATCGTTCATCAATTTGGAAACTTTTTCATTTTTGATTTGCTCTTTGATGCGTTGTTCGAGCAGCTCTGCGGTTGCGTTTTCTTCGCCTGGAAGCAAGCGCTTTAGCGTCTCTTCATCAGGGGTTTTAGCGATAACTTTGCCTTGAATTTCATGGAGTTTTACTTTAAATATGGCTTCTTTTCCCGCAAGGTGTTTCGCGCCGTATTCTTCAGGAAAATTTACCTTCACGTCGCGCTCTTCGCCCGCTTTGAGTCCCACCATGCCTTCTTCAAAACCAGGGATAAACTGATTGCTTCCAATATCAAGAAGGTATTTTTCTGCTTTTCCACCTTCAAAAGGCTCACCGTCGATAAAACCTTCAAAGTCGAACAATGCAGTATCGCCTGTTTGAAGAGCACGGTCTTCTTCGATTTTTTGCAAAGGTGCAGCCATTTCAAGCAATTTCTCCATGCGCTCACCAATCTCTTTCTTAGTAACTTTAGGAGTGGCGTACTCAGGAATACATGCTTCATAGCCTTCTACCGAAACCTCGGGCCTAAAAGAGATTTTAACTTCTACGTCCAACCCTGCATCAGTACGGTCAAATTTG
This window harbors:
- a CDS encoding GGDEF domain-containing protein, with translation MVRLDKNKIRGTLTRAAVKDPEPAKPPTEAPASPPPEGSDLEKFSHYVLKQLIEENVPPTPVNFQIYFEKLLEQKPLSFRKRINELLEVDTANDDEQRAKIEREIKEGFTQIKTMLQGIATIYKNLTVMKGLAKKRQDELNVNTSQLAVQNVITAFSGDLGKLSALMERQLAGLKEGYERAGATLKSIEQEAIFDTRYGIYNKRYLIKTIESEKESIKKYGYSSTLMLLKVKDAALSRIVNSKDRAVLLRNISKLLLKTSRRSDVVAHYGEGVFAMAMKHTNIESAKKACERIAELIYATSFFIGEMELDIDIELAIVELQGDKGVEESLIAALDALPLSGREQEAYAVGTL
- the clpP gene encoding ATP-dependent Clp endopeptidase proteolytic subunit ClpP — its product is MSYIPYVVEKTGRGERSYDIYSRLLKDRIIMLSGEINDPVASSIVAQLLFLEAEDPDKDIYLYINSPGGVVTSGFSIYDTMNYIKPDICTICIGQAASMGAFLLSCGTQGKRYALPNARIMIHQPLGGAQGQATDIEIQTREILRLKSTLNDILAKNTGQRVAKIAKDTDRDFFMSAKEAKEYGLIDKVLEKSFK
- the tig gene encoding trigger factor; its protein translation is MEVTAKMTDGANATASAKISQEDLAKKQEKIAKSVAKDAKVDGFRAGKVPMAVIMKRFGDKIKQDAEQEALQALLDEGVKAVGKETKNIVGEPQVSKFDRTDAGLDVEVKISFRPEVSVEGYEACIPEYATPKVTKKEIGERMEKLLEMAAPLQKIEEDRALQTGDTALFDFEGFIDGEPFEGGKAEKYLLDIGSNQFIPGFEEGMVGLKAGEERDVKVNFPEEYGAKHLAGKEAIFKVKLHEIQGKVIAKTPDEETLKRLLPGEENATAELLEQRIKEQIKNEKVSKLMNDELKPKFIDAVVEKLTFDLPENIVEQEIDMQFRNQWQNFTEEETEEFRANPDKVQEKRETFREEAVKSVKLTFIVDELAKVNEITVADQEVLQTLYYEAMQQGQDPKQYVEMYKNQGVLPAVKMALIEDKLFTKLFDKESKAK